The genomic region TTCAGCGTTTTCCAAGGGCAGTGTCATGGATTAGTCAGAGTGGTTTCGTAAGATTTAATCACCTTCAGGAAAGAAATCCTGTTTGAGGAGAGTTTGTGGTTGCTTTGAGCGGCACCTTACTCGCACTGTGTTGATGGGATAGTAAGAAGACCACGCTTAACACGTGGTCTTCTTTCTCAATTAGAGGGCTTCCCCGTAGCCGTATCAGACGGCTTGCGGGCTATAGCCCCCGTCGTTCCAGTATCTGGCTTACAGGCCCATTTTCTTGAAACGGCTTGGAATCTTGTTCGTTCTGCTACGTACAATGCTTGGATCTCTGGTTGTTTTGAGGCGTAGAAGCCTTCGATTCCTGTTTGCTTTGTGGCCTACAAGCCTTTGATTCCTGTTTGCCCTGCAGTCCGGTGAGCCGGTAGGCCGGGGCCGCTAGGTTAGTTCTTCATTGCTTGGATAGCTTCGTCTCTTTCGAATGAGGCGCGCGCGTTCTCGCGGACAACGTCTACTAGGTCTGCGATCGAGTCGTGCACATGCCACGGCCGGAAGGGGAACTTTGTGATTTCTTCTTCAGAGGTTGAACCGGTTAGTACCAGGTGGGTGCGTAGTCCGGCTTCAATCCCAGCTTGTACGTCCGTGTCCATCCGATCGCCTATCAGCGCTGTGGTTTCTGAGTGGACGTCGATTTTGTTCAGTCCGGTGCGCAGCATTATTGAGTTAGGTTTGCCGACGAAGTAGGGGGTTTTCCCGGTGGCTTTTGTGATCATGGCTGCTACAGAGCCGGTTGCGGGGAGGGTACCTTCTTTTGATGGGCCGGTCACGTCTGGGTTGGTGGCGATGAATTTCGCTCCTTTTTCGATGAAGCGGATTGCTTGTGTGATCGCGTTGAATGAGTAGTTTCTGGTTTCGCCTAGAACCACGTATTCGGGGTTCGTTTCTGTCATTACGTACCCTGCTTCGTGTAGCGCTGTGGTTAAGCCTGCTTCTCCGATTACGAATGCTGATGAGTTCGGGGATTGTTGCGATAGGAATGCTGCTGTTGATAGTGCTGAGGTCCAGATGCGTTCTTCTGGTATTTGCAGCCCGGAGTCTTGCAGCCGTGCGGATAGGTCGCGAGGGGTGAAGATTGAGTTGTTAGTGAGTACCAGGAAGGGTACTTCGAGGTCGGTGAGTGTGTCGATGAAGTCTTGGGCCCCTGGAATGGCGTGTTGTTCGTGTACGAGTACGCCGTCCATGTCGGTTAGCCAGGATCTTACTGGGGGTAGTTCGTCGAGCGTGTATGCGCTGGTGGTCATTATTCCTCCGTTTGTGTGTCTTCTATTGTGAGCATAGTAAACTGCGATGCGGTTGTGTATTGACTTAGCTGAAAATGGTTTGGGGGTACCTGGTTGTCTGAAGAGGTGGAGCCGGTTCGTAAGGGCGTTGGTCCTTGGCCGGGTGGTGAAGGGAATTGGCCTGAGGAACCATGGTATGACCCTGAGTTTTTGAGGGACGGCGATAGGCGCAACGTGGAGGATCGGTTTAGGTACTGGCGGATGAGCGCGATCCGGGAGCAGCTTGATCGTGAGGCGTTGGGGTTAGAAGTTGCGGTTGAGAATCTGGGGCATGATTTCAACATTGGATCTATTGTGCGTACCGCGAATGGGATGGGGGTACGTCGGGTTCATATTGTGGGGAAGCGACGTTGGAATCGGCGGGGTGCGATGGTGACTGATCGTTATCTTGAGGTAGTCCATCATCCGAGTGTTGAAGAGTTTCTTGAGGATGTGACTGGCCGGGGGCTTGAAGTGGTTGGTGTGGATAATACTGAGGGGTCTGTTTCACTTGAGGGTACCTCCTTGCGTAAGGAGACGGTTTTGGTGATGGGGGAGGAGTCTTCGGGTTTATCTGCGGAGATGGTGGCGGCGTGTAATCGGGTGCTGCACATAACGCAGTTTGGGTCTACGCGGTCAATTAATGTTGGGCACGCGGCGGCGATCGCAATGTGGGCGTGGGGTGTTCAGAATCGTTCCTGGTAGCACACTTTAACCCAGGTACCCCCGCCGTTGAGCCTGCATGTACCCTCGCGTTGAGATCACCCAGGTACCCCCGCCCCGAGTACCCAGGCACCTAGCATGGAGACACCAGGTACCCTCAAGAAAAAGATGGTGAGGAAACAGGTGATGGGAGGGGGACTAAGTCCCCGGTGATATTGGGGTACTAGTGTGGGATAATTAGAGGGTCACTGACGTCTACATCGAAGGAGTCATCGAAAGTGGCTATTGCAACTCCAGAAGTTTACAACGAGATGCTGGACCGGGCGAAGGAAGGTAAGTTCGCTTACCCGGCGATTAACGTAACTTCGTCGCAGACACTGACCGCGGCTCTTCAGGGGTTCGCGGAGGCAGAGTCCGACGGTATTATTCAGGTTTCGGTAGGAGGTGCCGAGTACTGGTCGGGCTCCACAGTCAAGGATCGTGTTGCAGGTTCGTTGGCTATGGTCGCGTATGCTCGTGAGGTTGCGAAGAATTACGACGTGACTGTTGCTTTGCATACGGATCACTGTGCTAAACAGAATCTGGACAGCTGGGTTATTCCTCTGCTTGAACTTGAGGAGAAGGAAGTTAAGGCTGGGCGTGAACCGTTCTTCCAGTCGCACATGTGGGATGGTTCCGCGGTGCCGTTGAAGGAGAACCTCGAGATCGCGCAGAAGATGTTGGATCTTTCTCAGAAGGCTAACACGATCCTGGAAGTTGAGATCGGTGTTGTGGGTGGTGAAGAAGACGGTGTAGTTGGTGAGATCAACGAGAAACTGTACACCACCACTGAAGATGGTATTAAGACGGTTGAGGCTCTGGGATTCGGCGAAAAGGGTCGTTACATGACGGCGCTGACGTTCGGTAACGTGCACGGTGTGTACAAGCCGGGTCACGTGAAGCTGCGCCCAGAGATTCTTGGGACCATCCAGGAAGAGGTTGGGGCTAAGTTCGACAAGGGCAATCGTCCGTTTGACCTGGTTATGCACGGTGGGTCTGGGTCTTCTGCCGAGGAGATCAAGACGGCTGTGGATAACGGTGTTATTAAGATGAACGTTGATACGGATACGCAGTACGCGTTTACCCGCCCGGTTGCGGAGTGGATGCTGCGTAAGTACGACGAGGTTCTGAAGATCGACGGTGAGGTTGGTGTGAAGAAGTCCTACGATCCACGTTCATGGGGTAAGGCTGCGGAAGCTGGTATGCGTGCCCGCGTTGTTGAGGCGTGTGAGCGTCTCGGTTCGACCGGTACCAAGATGAAATAAGGTTCTTCGTTAACCTGTTTTCTGGTCAGGGTCCCAACTTTAGCGAGTTGGGACCCTCTCTTGTGGGTCGAAACTTCTTGTGGGCGAAGCTGACTGAAACGGTGGCGTGCGTGCCGTGGGCAGAGTAGCGGCAGGGGGAATTAAGCTGCGTCTGTGAGTTATTCTGCGGAGCTTTAGGATGAAGAGGGTACTTAGTTAGGAGCCGTATGATCGTTGCATTGCTGGTGGGGGCGCTGGTTGGACTCGTAGTAGGAGTGCTGGGGGCGGGCGGTGGTATTTTGGCGGTACCTGCGTTGACGTTGCTGTTGGGACAGCCTCCGCATGGGGCGGCCGCCGGGTCGTTGTTGATTGTTCTTGCCACTTCTTTAGTTGCGTTGCCGCACAGGTTTAATCGGCATGAGGCGCGGGTTAAGGAAGGTGTTATCTTCGGCTTATT from Gleimia hominis harbors:
- a CDS encoding HAD-IIA family hydrolase, which encodes MTTSAYTLDELPPVRSWLTDMDGVLVHEQHAIPGAQDFIDTLTDLEVPFLVLTNNSIFTPRDLSARLQDSGLQIPEERIWTSALSTAAFLSQQSPNSSAFVIGEAGLTTALHEAGYVMTETNPEYVVLGETRNYSFNAITQAIRFIEKGAKFIATNPDVTGPSKEGTLPATGSVAAMITKATGKTPYFVGKPNSIMLRTGLNKIDVHSETTALIGDRMDTDVQAGIEAGLRTHLVLTGSTSEEEITKFPFRPWHVHDSIADLVDVVRENARASFERDEAIQAMKN
- a CDS encoding TrmH family RNA methyltransferase; this translates as MSEEVEPVRKGVGPWPGGEGNWPEEPWYDPEFLRDGDRRNVEDRFRYWRMSAIREQLDREALGLEVAVENLGHDFNIGSIVRTANGMGVRRVHIVGKRRWNRRGAMVTDRYLEVVHHPSVEEFLEDVTGRGLEVVGVDNTEGSVSLEGTSLRKETVLVMGEESSGLSAEMVAACNRVLHITQFGSTRSINVGHAAAIAMWAWGVQNRSW
- the fbaA gene encoding class II fructose-bisphosphate aldolase, which encodes MAIATPEVYNEMLDRAKEGKFAYPAINVTSSQTLTAALQGFAEAESDGIIQVSVGGAEYWSGSTVKDRVAGSLAMVAYAREVAKNYDVTVALHTDHCAKQNLDSWVIPLLELEEKEVKAGREPFFQSHMWDGSAVPLKENLEIAQKMLDLSQKANTILEVEIGVVGGEEDGVVGEINEKLYTTTEDGIKTVEALGFGEKGRYMTALTFGNVHGVYKPGHVKLRPEILGTIQEEVGAKFDKGNRPFDLVMHGGSGSSAEEIKTAVDNGVIKMNVDTDTQYAFTRPVAEWMLRKYDEVLKIDGEVGVKKSYDPRSWGKAAEAGMRARVVEACERLGSTGTKMK